A section of the Gemmatimonadota bacterium genome encodes:
- a CDS encoding DUF11 domain-containing protein, whose protein sequence is MPRHTALVLLVLGATACQDQPVGPDAPPAPLEDRPALTAARTLVPGYTCTRSWASGVDGDWYDAGNWSPAGAPSLTDNVCIDAPGTYTVTADYDVLTTLVQVGGAGATATLRLEHSLLVDEGIVVEAGSRLQIDGAQTVHLGSSPPASGVVLPDADWFENRGVVEIENGCGCTPPTQWHFRSILNLGWMSVAGPARFVVLGELGDTEGRDFENRGILLTSGADTIKVTAHTNGAYSAPRGGAFRQTGGTIGGSAPIRVDRFGDFVWDGGTLPVNTANPALPLLALGDVQHLWFNDPALDGHVQVEGGTWIDTDIGPGVRLRVDADLTHGNFLWFQMPNAEVRNSGTIELVTVPASGRWGDFMIMWSASGPPAAPGRFTNDGTITSVGGGDLVLTAVFGEETHVTNTGTISVADQGQVRVDASGPAGTPSTLIHTGLITAEPGSEFEIHEGTMTISGSGRMTGQLVLDHATLRGRGTLDRVLSTGGTLSPGTPGPTVLGISPRYGTLTMSSLVLDAQSEVTAEVGGTTPDRYDRIVVSENVHYDGTLRAVTVAPFQGGVCGQVIPILTDNTHTTKTPLARGAFGTLQGFALDATRAWRLHNPDGVLALAGYQPGPDRLYATRSSVVLAEGGSPRTYSACLGDAAPTSDVTVTPTAQQGELLVSPPFTVTPTDWALPRSLTVRAIDDAAVQGLHTDQVQHRMTSPDPRYNDPNAAPIDATIQDNDGEADLSLLQVSQEDNQFVGDVMNTVFRVTNAGPTESSGSTVVSTPLTGLGFVSATGATCTATGGVVTCAVGPVPSGGQVDVTVTFEGLTVGLHTSTWTVQGQQPDPDATNDAVDYTQRVN, encoded by the coding sequence ATGCCGCGCCACACCGCCCTGGTCCTGCTCGTTCTCGGCGCCACCGCCTGTCAGGATCAACCCGTCGGTCCCGACGCCCCGCCGGCTCCCCTGGAGGACCGCCCTGCGCTGACCGCCGCCCGGACGCTGGTGCCCGGCTATACCTGTACCCGGTCCTGGGCGAGCGGGGTGGACGGGGACTGGTACGATGCGGGGAACTGGTCCCCGGCCGGCGCTCCCTCTTTGACGGACAACGTCTGCATCGACGCTCCGGGGACCTACACGGTCACGGCGGACTACGACGTGCTGACCACGCTGGTGCAGGTGGGCGGCGCCGGTGCCACGGCCACGCTGCGCCTGGAGCACAGCCTCCTGGTCGACGAGGGCATCGTGGTCGAAGCGGGCTCGCGCCTGCAGATCGACGGAGCCCAGACCGTCCACCTGGGAAGCAGTCCGCCCGCGTCCGGCGTCGTGCTCCCGGACGCCGACTGGTTCGAGAACCGCGGCGTGGTGGAGATCGAGAACGGGTGCGGCTGCACGCCTCCCACGCAGTGGCACTTCCGCTCCATCCTGAACCTGGGCTGGATGAGCGTGGCCGGCCCTGCTCGCTTCGTGGTCCTGGGCGAGCTGGGGGACACCGAGGGTCGCGACTTCGAGAATCGCGGGATCCTGCTCACTTCGGGCGCGGACACGATCAAGGTGACCGCGCACACGAACGGCGCCTATTCTGCTCCCCGTGGCGGTGCGTTCCGGCAGACCGGGGGAACGATCGGCGGCTCGGCTCCGATCCGGGTCGACCGCTTCGGCGACTTCGTCTGGGACGGCGGCACGCTCCCGGTCAACACCGCCAACCCTGCGTTGCCGCTCCTCGCGCTGGGTGACGTGCAGCATCTCTGGTTCAACGATCCTGCGCTCGACGGGCACGTGCAGGTCGAGGGCGGCACGTGGATCGACACCGACATCGGCCCCGGCGTTCGCCTCCGCGTGGACGCCGACCTCACTCATGGCAACTTCCTCTGGTTCCAGATGCCCAACGCCGAGGTGCGCAACTCCGGCACCATCGAGCTCGTGACCGTCCCGGCGAGCGGACGTTGGGGGGACTTCATGATCATGTGGAGTGCCAGTGGGCCTCCCGCGGCACCCGGACGGTTCACCAACGACGGCACCATCACGTCGGTCGGGGGCGGCGATCTCGTGCTGACGGCCGTCTTTGGCGAGGAGACCCACGTGACCAATACGGGCACGATCTCGGTGGCGGACCAGGGCCAGGTCCGCGTCGACGCCAGCGGGCCTGCGGGCACGCCCAGCACGCTGATCCACACGGGCCTCATCACCGCCGAGCCCGGGTCCGAGTTCGAGATCCACGAGGGCACCATGACGATCTCGGGCTCTGGACGCATGACGGGCCAGCTCGTGCTCGATCACGCCACGCTACGGGGTCGGGGGACGCTCGACCGGGTGCTCTCCACGGGCGGTACCCTCTCGCCCGGCACGCCGGGCCCGACCGTGCTGGGCATCTCTCCCCGCTATGGGACGCTGACCATGAGCAGTCTCGTCCTGGACGCGCAGAGCGAAGTCACCGCCGAGGTGGGAGGGACCACGCCGGATCGGTACGACCGGATCGTGGTCAGCGAGAACGTCCACTACGACGGGACGCTACGCGCCGTCACCGTCGCGCCGTTCCAGGGCGGCGTCTGCGGGCAGGTGATCCCCATCCTGACCGACAACACGCATACCACCAAGACGCCCTTGGCTAGGGGCGCCTTCGGCACCCTCCAGGGCTTCGCGCTGGACGCGACCCGCGCCTGGCGGCTCCACAACCCCGACGGGGTCCTGGCCCTGGCCGGCTACCAGCCCGGGCCGGACCGCCTGTATGCCACGCGTTCCTCCGTGGTGCTGGCCGAGGGTGGGTCTCCCCGGACGTACTCGGCGTGCCTGGGGGACGCCGCGCCGACGTCGGACGTCACCGTGACGCCCACCGCCCAACAGGGCGAGCTGCTCGTGTCCCCGCCGTTCACCGTCACCCCCACCGACTGGGCGCTGCCGCGCAGCCTGACCGTGCGCGCGATCGACGATGCGGCCGTGCAAGGTCTGCACACCGATCAGGTCCAGCACCGGATGACCAGCCCGGACCCGCGCTACAACGACCCCAACGCCGCCCCGATCGACGCGACCATCCAGGACAATGACGGCGAGGCCGACCTGTCCCTGCTCCAGGTCTCCCAGGAAGACAACCAGTTCGTGGGGGACGTCATGAACACGGTGTTCCGGGTCACCAACGCCGGACCCACCGAGTCCTCGGGCTCCACCGTGGTCTCGACGCCGCTCACCGGTCTGGGGTTCGTCTCCGCGACCGGGGCCACCTGCACGGCAACGGGCGGCGTGGTGACCTGCGCCGTGGGCCCGGTGCCGAGCGGCGGCCAGGTGGACGTCACGGTCACGTTCGAGGGCCTCACGGTCGGCCTGCACACCAGCACCTGGACGGTGCAGGGCCAGCAGCCCGATCCTGACGCCACCAACGACGCCGTCGACTACACGCAGCGGGTGAACTGA
- a CDS encoding DUF4382 domain-containing protein: MSLRARLLPILVLPMLAFAACDSDGTSTLDDGPTRLSVYLTDAPGDVAAVWVDVAEIYFQGGPGGRTSVLEEPTGLIELTALADETRLLVGDLQLDPGIYRQLRLVLRAAVLEATDGQVYAFGGAEHPDGLPVTGDLQCPSCSGSGLKIKLAGDAVELTEGGNAVVLDFDVSQSFGHAAGRSGKWIMSPVIHAVRTPDSDDPEAPDAGGSIVGTVVLAQDEAGSPVQIPQCPEGTDRSLADFVPAAVALTLADGDGSPIVRTGVVGEGSAFRIAPLDPDTYTLGVQNLELDAFTLEWTATVEPGEVSVGEGERVEGVVYTVTGAGCVAR; encoded by the coding sequence ATGTCTCTCCGCGCCCGCCTTCTCCCGATTCTCGTCCTGCCGATGCTGGCGTTCGCGGCGTGCGACTCCGACGGGACCTCCACCCTCGATGACGGCCCGACCCGCCTCTCGGTGTACCTGACCGACGCGCCCGGGGACGTGGCCGCGGTCTGGGTGGACGTGGCCGAGATCTACTTCCAGGGCGGGCCCGGCGGGCGTACCTCCGTGCTCGAAGAGCCGACCGGTCTGATCGAGCTGACCGCGCTGGCGGACGAGACCCGTCTGCTGGTGGGCGACCTGCAGCTCGATCCCGGTATCTACCGGCAACTGCGGCTGGTCCTGCGGGCCGCGGTGCTCGAGGCCACGGACGGGCAGGTGTACGCGTTCGGCGGAGCCGAGCACCCGGACGGGCTGCCGGTTACCGGCGACCTGCAGTGCCCGAGCTGCAGCGGGAGCGGCCTCAAGATCAAGCTGGCCGGCGACGCGGTGGAGCTGACCGAGGGCGGCAACGCAGTGGTGCTGGACTTCGACGTGAGCCAGAGCTTCGGCCACGCGGCGGGGCGCTCCGGCAAGTGGATCATGAGCCCGGTCATCCATGCCGTGCGCACGCCGGACAGCGACGACCCCGAGGCGCCCGATGCGGGCGGCAGCATTGTGGGGACGGTGGTGCTCGCCCAGGACGAGGCGGGCAGCCCCGTGCAGATCCCGCAGTGCCCCGAGGGCACGGACCGCTCCCTCGCCGACTTTGTGCCCGCGGCGGTGGCGCTAACGCTGGCGGACGGAGACGGCTCCCCGATCGTGCGGACCGGCGTGGTCGGCGAGGGCAGTGCCTTCCGCATCGCACCGCTCGATCCAGACACGTACACGCTGGGCGTGCAGAACCTGGAGCTGGACGCGTTCACGCTGGAGTGGACGGCGACCGTGGAGCCGGGTGAGGTGAGCGTAGGTGAGGGGGAGCGGGTGGAGGGGGTGGTGTATACGGTGACGGGGGCGGGGTGTGTGGCGCGGTGA
- a CDS encoding putative quinol monooxygenase yields the protein MYGLIGKMITVPGKRDELAGILLEGLQGMPGCRSYIVAQDPEDENALWVTEVWDTEQSHQASLSLPSVQEAIRKGRPMIEGFGARFVTTPLGGVGLA from the coding sequence ATGTACGGCTTGATCGGAAAGATGATCACGGTTCCGGGGAAGCGGGACGAGCTCGCCGGGATCCTGCTGGAGGGGCTGCAGGGGATGCCCGGCTGCCGGAGCTACATCGTGGCCCAGGACCCGGAGGACGAGAACGCCCTCTGGGTGACCGAGGTGTGGGATACGGAGCAGAGTCACCAGGCCTCCCTGTCGCTCCCCTCGGTGCAGGAGGCCATCCGCAAAGGCCGTCCGATGATCGAGGGATTCGGAGCGCGCTTCGTCACCACGCCGCTGGGCGGCGTAGGCCTCGCCTGA
- a CDS encoding VOC family protein, protein MTVRRMDNVGIVVEDLDAAVEFFTALGLELEGRASVEGDWAEGVTGLEDMRVQIAMMRTPDGHSRLELSRFLSPPVAADHRNAPVNVLGYLRVMFAVEDLDATLDRLRPLGAEVVDRVVQYRDAYRLCYIRGPEGILIGLAQELG, encoded by the coding sequence ATGACCGTCAGGCGCATGGACAACGTGGGCATCGTGGTCGAGGACCTCGACGCCGCGGTGGAGTTCTTCACCGCCCTCGGTCTCGAGCTCGAGGGGCGCGCCTCCGTCGAGGGCGACTGGGCCGAGGGGGTGACCGGCCTCGAGGACATGCGCGTGCAGATCGCCATGATGCGCACGCCGGATGGGCACAGCCGCCTGGAGCTGTCCCGCTTCCTCTCCCCACCCGTGGCCGCCGACCATCGCAACGCGCCCGTGAACGTGCTCGGCTACCTGCGCGTCATGTTCGCGGTGGAGGACCTCGACGCGACCCTCGACCGGCTGCGTCCGCTCGGGGCCGAGGTGGTGGACCGGGTGGTCCAGTACCGGGACGCCTACCGGCTCTGCTACATCCGGGGACCCGAGGGGATTCTGATCGGGCTGGCGCAGGAGCTCGGGTAG
- a CDS encoding DinB family protein produces MARQRCLHILDDVAARRDALLARLAAQPAASLTHKDPPDGWSPLEIVEHLVLAERSVFRDLDALADLEEAPQRLRGRLLRLLVVVILRGPFRVRVPTRSMVPSGSWSLEECGLEWRRNHARLRAYAESLPEAGFQRAIFAHPVSGPLTVSQAIHLMSVHLGTHERQLDRLL; encoded by the coding sequence GTGGCACGTCAGCGCTGTCTCCACATCCTCGACGATGTAGCCGCTCGCCGCGACGCCCTGCTCGCCCGACTCGCGGCACAGCCTGCCGCGTCCCTGACGCACAAGGATCCGCCGGATGGTTGGTCGCCTCTCGAGATCGTCGAGCACCTCGTGCTGGCCGAGCGCTCGGTGTTTCGCGACCTGGACGCACTCGCCGACCTGGAGGAGGCTCCGCAGCGGCTCCGGGGTCGGCTCCTGCGACTGCTGGTGGTGGTCATCCTGCGCGGGCCGTTCCGGGTGCGGGTGCCCACGCGCTCCATGGTTCCCAGCGGGAGCTGGTCGCTGGAGGAATGCGGCCTCGAATGGCGGAGGAATCATGCGCGGCTGCGCGCGTACGCGGAGTCCCTCCCGGAGGCCGGGTTCCAGCGAGCGATCTTCGCCCACCCGGTGAGTGGTCCTCTTACCGTGTCCCAGGCGATCCACCTGATGAGCGTCCACCTGGGCACCCACGAGCGGCAGCTCGACCGTCTGCTCTAG